From the genome of Tripterygium wilfordii isolate XIE 37 chromosome 6, ASM1340144v1, whole genome shotgun sequence:
AAATTGAATATGCAAACCAGTCCTCCCATTATTAGTAAAACATATCAAGCAATCGCTAGACTATTTCGAACTCAATATCATGCAGATCACACAATCGAACTTTCCATCCCACCTCAATTACATATTATATAGAGCTAACAATCCTTTGCACCCAACCTCAATTACATATTATACACCACCAACAATAAGTCCGTCAAATATGTGAGTTGTCTTATCTCAAATTCATAAGAACCAAAAGTAAACTTCACAGAAATCATCAAATCTCGTATCACACACCAAACGAATGTCATATCCAAACctgaaacaaaaacataaataccTGGCTGAACTTGAGGGCGTGCTGCTCCCCGGCAAGTTGTAGGTTCCCGGAGACGAATACAAGCATACCACCAGCGGGACCAGAAGGCTGGCAGTCGACGGTAGAGATACTGTGCTGGCACTGCTGGAAGGGCAGACCAGTAAGCTTGGCCACAATATTCGAAGAACCCTGAATCTTCTGGCCCTCGAAGGTAAGCATCGAGCCCTCCTGGTACAGGTTGGCTAGGCCGGATCGGTTGGCATCGAAAGTCGTGTAGTAGTGCTCCACGAAAGCCTTGGCCACTGCGTCTGGATCCATCTCTGCTTCTCTCTCTACCTTCTCTGCTTAGAACTCACGCGACGCTCAGAGAGAACGCGGACGATACCAAATCCGACGAGAGAGAGCATGAATGTAGACGACACGCGAGggtttttaatataattttatttaacaaTGATCGAACGGCTGACGCTGAGAGTTGGAAAATACCACGAGCGGTTTGAGATTTTAATAATTGTCTACCGTAATGTACCGCAATTTTATTACAATCTACTACTCCGGCGTGTATCTAACGCTACATGCGCTCCTCTAATTTTATCATCCCAAACATACAATATtgctaataaaaaataatattaatcgACAGCCGAGTTACTAATTGAAATGGTAAAAAATTAAAGATAGTTGTATTATCCTGATAATCAGAGTTCGAATCGATAATATACATCATCCTTATCACTCAAATTAGTGACTCGGATGTTATacacataatttttattatgtaaTTAATTTACATATACATGTTATGTATGATATAGGTGTTTATTTTATGAATGATTTGTTTCGCATGAGTGATTACAAACAATTCACCTTAGCTTTTGTCAAGACTTAGTATCTCACAcgtcggattgacataactcaaccgaTTGATAAATACGCAAAGGTCAAGTAGCTCTCACACAACAAACAATTTTCTGAGCTTAAGTACACCATAAACGCCCACGACCACGAGAGCAAATATGTGCTAACCCATGACCTAGAGtgaacaatatttgttgatgtgttaGAGCTTGGATTTCACTTACCATCCTATATCATATTGGCATAACCCATCAAATCAATAGACATATAAGCAAAGAAACAGCATTTCACACAAAAATTCTGGGCCTTGGTATTACGAAACGACCTAAAAGAACAAATCCATACAAACCCGTATCCTAGAACGGACATATTTGTTGATGTGAATGTTCAGTGCTGTCGACATTTATCATATTCAttccttttatttcttttactaatACAGCAGAAATATCCAGTGTCCAATACTTGATGAAAACCAGGAAGCAACAGATAACCAGACAAGCATATTGACAAATTTATTGTCATCAAAGAAGAGAACTTAAAAGAAGGGTATTGCATcaaagaggaggagaagaaaaaaaatgtcaatactGATTTAAAACTGCATCTCCAGTACTTCTAAGAAATATACAACTTAAAACCAAACCAAAAGAAATATACAAAATGAACAAGAATCAAGAAATGAACAAGATCCAATACACTGTCAACGTATTGCTTTCGATAACTTTAATTACATCTACTTACAAGAAACAgtagcttctttttttctcacaaGTGGGTATGAATACACATCATTCATCTTTATTACTGATAATATACAAGAAACACTTAGCTGCTTGTTGTCAAGAAGCTAACCATTCTGTCAACTAAATCAATCTCCTAGAAGTATGATATTTCTTCAAGGTGTCGCGGGTTTTATTGTCGCGTGCAGCAGAGGATGCAATCCTACAGCTTCTATGATACACTCAAAAGTAAATACATACAATGGATGAAGGGTTCTACCTGTTTGGCGCAATCATCTGAAGAACTCAAACGATGATAAATAAAGAGCTCAGAGAAAAAAGACCGGCTGTGCAAGGAAAAATAGCCGGCTTTGCTAATCTGGCTCTGGAGAACATGAATGGAGACTCAAATCCCAACTAAGCAAGCATTGGCTTCTATCGACAATCTCTGTAACAAAGTTAGGGAACGCGTCAGATTGCTTCATCAACAAAAGCTAACGAGGCtttgacaaaaataaaattgcacTCTTGAAGCTCTGGAAGTGAGATTTCCAGGGAGAAGACTATGAAATGCCAAAAATCAAGTTAAGGTGGATGCACAACTCACTCTAGGGAAGAATTTTTCAACACGTCTAGGCAATCAAAAGCATCCCGAAGAACAGGAGCCGGAGCTCGAGTCATGTGCATGGAGTGAAAGTACGTCCTCTTTATAAATTGCCATTACAAGTTCGTTGGAAAAAGCGCAAGACTTCCCTGTACAGTTGTTCAGCTTCAAATGGCTTTGAGACATATCCATCCATTCCAACCCTATGGCATTCCTCTTGTGTAGCTTGAATTACATCTGCGGTCATGGCTAAAATAGGCACGTGCCAGTTTGAAACATTTCCATGGACTTCTACCGACACTTGTCCATTTTGAATATGCGTGTTTACATCCCTCTCCATTTCCCGTATTCTCCTTGTAGCTTCAAACCTGTCGAAGAACGATATTAGAGATGTTCTaggttttttctttaaaaaacacATTTTAGCATAAGATGTTTAAATAACTAAAGAAACAAATCACTTTCGCTAAAATAACTACAGAAATAAATCCTAAATAGAGGCTAAGCATGATGCCTGATTAATGATTATCTGCATATTGAGACCAGACCTCACATGTAAGGCTCCAGGAGTGACACAAATAGCCTAGCAGAATGAGATGGACAAATTACTTTTAGAGAAttgaactttttattttttcaaaggaCAACCACGAAGCAAAAATGAATGAAGCAAAGCAATGAAGCATCACAtacccaaaagaaaaggaagaaaagtatCATACCCATCCATTTCAGGCATTTGGATATCCATGAAGCAGGCATCAAAATGGTGGGGTGGCTTAAGCAGTGAGATTGCCTTTTTCCCGCTCTCCACGCACACCACATCGGCTCCATACTTTCTCAAAGCAGCGGCTGCTACTTTGAGATTCACATTG
Proteins encoded in this window:
- the LOC119999427 gene encoding nuclear transport factor 2B-like isoform X1, with the translated sequence MDPDAVAKAFVEHYYTTFDANRSGLANLYQEGSMLTFEGQKIQGSSNIVAKLTGLPFQQCQHSISTVDCQPSGPAGGMLVFVSGNLQLAGEQHALKFSQMFHLMPTPQGSFYVFNDIFRLNYA
- the LOC119999427 gene encoding nuclear transport factor 2A-like isoform X2 codes for the protein MDPDAVAKAFVEHYYTTFDANRSGLANLYQEGSMLTFEGQKIQGSSNIVAKLTGLPFQQCQHSISTVDCQPSGPAGGMLVFVSGNLQLAGEQHALKFSQAEGTLCLL